A window from Nitrospira sp. ND1 encodes these proteins:
- a CDS encoding ATP-binding protein codes for MSVPLPSSDLDQTGRYPYFRGLGRLLDHSRTRTIFLQSLVAGILSYELLVSNETIFGHRVSLMLAAGLILISCGIMLLPRNLLESAWFPGALISINTLFVTGTIYLSGAASSELYLTYFLLLLIASSAPSLRQLLGLSTVICAGYGVLVYEHAMQSGGLEVGHLLGIPVLLIMSVFYGLTLETVATERRRNRLLQENVQGLKQSGQVLEERRTQLETRVQGLKQGLSRANQEIRQGMVERTGLERQLREAQKFEAVGRLASKLANEFNQVLAVIGSQTGVIVSKLKPDDPLQRPVEEIFRSGERAATLTAQLLALRVHETAIRDTLSLSPAIESMRDTFEALLPGRIDLRLANESIPVLVEIGHDRLEQVLLHLVANARDAMPKTGRVEIALEVVTGELLPAEQLEKNPRKRMARIAVSDNGGGMNLDVQSQMFEPFFSTKDTHAGLGLTLVYGIVRQYGGTVEVQSQPGQGTTVRVYFPLVERNGVVRDTRVLSGALSKGAETVLLVEEDEITRKLASSTLQTHRYQVLEAGSAVEALLVAQQHPGPIHLTVSHLSMPEISGRELAKRLVLQHPKMKALFVSGFSDDTIASHRVNKKYFLQQPYRQHDLAGKIRELLDV; via the coding sequence GTGAGCGTTCCACTTCCCTCGTCCGATCTCGATCAAACCGGACGCTATCCCTACTTCAGAGGCCTGGGGCGGCTGCTCGATCATTCCCGAACCCGCACGATTTTTCTGCAAAGCCTGGTGGCCGGTATCCTCTCGTACGAATTGCTGGTCAGTAACGAGACGATCTTCGGCCATCGAGTGAGCCTCATGCTGGCCGCCGGCCTGATCCTGATCAGCTGCGGCATCATGCTGTTGCCGCGAAACCTCCTGGAGAGCGCCTGGTTTCCCGGCGCGCTGATCAGCATCAATACGCTGTTCGTGACGGGGACGATTTATCTCTCCGGGGCCGCCAGTTCGGAGCTGTACCTCACGTATTTTCTCCTCCTCTTGATCGCCTCATCGGCCCCGTCGCTCAGGCAACTGCTCGGTCTTTCGACGGTGATTTGCGCTGGCTACGGCGTCTTGGTCTACGAACATGCGATGCAGTCGGGCGGGCTCGAAGTGGGGCATCTCTTGGGCATTCCCGTGTTGCTGATCATGTCGGTCTTTTATGGATTAACGCTTGAAACCGTCGCCACCGAACGCCGGCGCAATCGCCTCTTGCAGGAAAACGTGCAGGGGTTAAAGCAGTCGGGGCAGGTGCTGGAGGAACGACGGACGCAACTCGAAACCCGCGTGCAGGGATTGAAGCAGGGGTTGTCACGCGCGAATCAGGAAATTCGTCAGGGCATGGTGGAGCGGACCGGCTTGGAGCGGCAGCTTCGCGAAGCCCAGAAGTTCGAGGCGGTCGGCCGCCTGGCCTCCAAATTGGCCAATGAGTTCAACCAGGTTCTGGCGGTGATCGGGAGTCAAACCGGAGTCATTGTCTCAAAGTTGAAACCGGATGACCCGTTGCAGCGGCCGGTGGAAGAGATTTTCCGAAGCGGGGAACGGGCTGCCACTCTGACGGCGCAATTGTTGGCGCTACGCGTTCATGAGACGGCGATCCGGGATACCCTGTCGCTGAGTCCGGCAATCGAGTCGATGCGGGACACGTTTGAGGCATTGCTGCCGGGTCGCATCGATTTGCGATTGGCGAACGAGTCGATCCCAGTCCTGGTGGAGATCGGACATGATCGCTTGGAGCAGGTGTTATTGCACCTGGTCGCCAATGCGCGGGATGCGATGCCGAAGACGGGACGGGTGGAGATCGCGCTGGAAGTCGTCACCGGCGAACTCCTTCCCGCCGAGCAACTGGAAAAGAATCCCCGGAAGCGTATGGCGCGGATTGCTGTGAGCGACAACGGCGGCGGAATGAACCTGGATGTGCAATCACAAATGTTCGAGCCGTTTTTCTCCACGAAGGACACCCACGCCGGCCTGGGACTGACATTGGTATACGGGATCGTCCGGCAATATGGAGGGACGGTCGAGGTGCAGAGTCAGCCCGGGCAAGGGACGACGGTACGGGTCTACTTTCCCCTGGTTGAACGGAACGGGGTGGTGCGGGATACGAGGGTGCTCAGCGGGGCCCTCTCAAAAGGGGCCGAGACCGTGTTGCTGGTGGAGGAAGATGAAATTACCCGAAAACTGGCTTCATCGACGCTCCAGACCCATCGCTACCAGGTGTTAGAGGCGGGGTCTGCTGTCGAAGCGTTGTTGGTGGCGCAGCAGCATCCCGGGCCGATTCACCTCACGGTCAGCCATCTTTCGATGCCGGAGATCAGCGGTCGGGAGTTGGCCAAGCGCCTGGTTCTCCAACACCCCAAGATGAAGGCGTTGTTTGTGTCGGGGTTCTCGGACGACACGATCGCGAGCCATCGGGTCAATAAGAAGTATTTCCTGCAGCAGCCGTATCGGCAGCACGATCTGGCAGGAAAGATTCGTGAACTGCTGGATGTGTGA
- a CDS encoding rhomboid family intramembrane serine protease, which yields MLPLNDDNPTEHTPVVTITFIVACCLVFLYQSSLPPAPGEAFVYQYGAIPSVVFGQAVLPPEVAMVPAFATMLTSMFLHGSWMHLIGNMLYLWVFGNNIEDIMGHARFVLFYVVCGVLAALSHALTDPTSTVPMVGASGAISGILGAYLLLFPHARVLLLAPVVGTTYVPAGIVLGFWFVMQLLNGGASIGSQGGGVAFFAHIGGFIAGMVLIGLFKRPEVRFFTPGRTRSWRY from the coding sequence ATGCTGCCCCTCAATGACGACAACCCGACCGAACACACACCGGTCGTCACCATCACCTTCATCGTCGCCTGCTGCCTCGTGTTTCTCTACCAGAGTTCGCTGCCCCCGGCTCCCGGCGAAGCCTTTGTGTATCAATATGGCGCGATTCCCTCCGTCGTCTTCGGCCAGGCCGTGCTCCCGCCCGAGGTCGCGATGGTACCTGCGTTCGCGACCATGCTGACGAGCATGTTCCTACACGGCAGTTGGATGCACCTGATCGGCAACATGTTGTACCTCTGGGTTTTCGGCAACAACATTGAGGACATCATGGGCCATGCCAGATTTGTCCTCTTCTATGTGGTGTGCGGCGTCCTGGCTGCATTGAGCCACGCCCTGACCGACCCGACATCCACCGTGCCGATGGTGGGAGCGAGCGGCGCGATTTCCGGCATACTGGGCGCTTATCTGCTGCTGTTTCCCCACGCCCGGGTGTTGCTGCTCGCCCCGGTGGTGGGCACGACCTACGTGCCGGCCGGCATCGTGCTGGGATTCTGGTTTGTGATGCAACTGTTGAACGGAGGCGCGAGCATCGGCTCGCAGGGAGGAGGGGTCGCGTTCTTTGCCCACATCGGCGGATTCATTGCGGGGATGGTTCTGATCGGCCTGTTCAAACGACCGGAAGTGCGCTTCTTCACGCCCGGACGTACCAGGTCCTGGCGCTACTAG
- a CDS encoding TIGR00730 family Rossman fold protein, with product MKSPAARSKPTPTKEEILAQLTTLLDRPDDDIQAALMKEILAGVIRLSESQLDVLDLKIVNRALKELRHAFRVFQGYRHRLKISVFGSARTPADDPNYQLAFQFARRMVEEGYMTITGGADGIMRASQEGAGREHSFGVNIMLPFEQGANAVIADDPKLVTFKYFFTRKLMFQKESHAIALFPGGFGTHDEGFEIMTLVQTGKSDPKPIVCLQAPGCDYWDHWNSFITDQLLKRRLINAEDLSLFTIVDNVEDAVTEIRTFYRRYHSLRFVGRQLAIRLKTPLSAAQVEEVQQQFSDMLTEGTFEQRPSLPEEIDEPGLKDLARLTFSFNRRNAGRLRQLINHLNQLPSTA from the coding sequence ATGAAAAGCCCCGCCGCCCGCTCCAAGCCGACCCCGACCAAAGAGGAGATTCTCGCGCAACTCACCACCCTGCTCGACCGTCCTGACGACGACATCCAGGCCGCGCTCATGAAGGAAATTCTCGCGGGTGTGATCCGGCTCTCGGAATCGCAGCTGGATGTCCTGGACCTCAAAATCGTGAATCGGGCGCTGAAGGAACTGCGGCATGCCTTTCGAGTATTCCAGGGCTACCGGCACCGACTGAAGATCAGCGTGTTCGGATCGGCACGCACGCCGGCCGACGATCCCAACTATCAGCTGGCCTTTCAATTCGCCCGGCGAATGGTGGAAGAGGGGTACATGACCATCACCGGCGGCGCAGACGGCATCATGCGAGCGTCGCAGGAAGGCGCCGGCCGTGAGCATAGTTTCGGCGTGAATATCATGCTGCCCTTCGAGCAAGGCGCCAACGCCGTCATCGCCGATGACCCGAAGCTCGTCACCTTCAAATACTTCTTCACCCGCAAACTCATGTTCCAAAAAGAGTCGCACGCGATTGCATTGTTTCCGGGCGGATTCGGGACCCATGACGAGGGATTCGAGATCATGACCCTCGTGCAAACCGGCAAGAGCGACCCGAAACCGATCGTATGCCTTCAGGCGCCCGGGTGCGACTACTGGGATCACTGGAATTCCTTCATCACCGACCAATTGCTGAAGCGACGCCTGATCAACGCGGAAGATCTCTCGCTCTTCACCATCGTCGACAATGTCGAAGATGCCGTCACGGAAATCCGCACGTTCTACCGGCGCTATCACTCGCTCCGGTTTGTGGGCCGCCAGCTCGCCATCAGGCTGAAGACCCCGTTGAGTGCGGCGCAGGTTGAAGAAGTGCAGCAGCAATTCAGCGATATGCTGACGGAGGGGACGTTCGAGCAGCGTCCGTCGCTTCCCGAGGAAATCGATGAACCGGGGTTGAAGGATCTCGCGCGATTGACCTTCTCGTTCAACCGACGGAATGCCGGACGCCTCCGGCAACTGATCAACCACCTGAACCAGCTTCCCTCGACGGCATAA
- a CDS encoding CBS domain-containing protein, with protein sequence MMTPGVVQVPGDVSVSEAALLLDRERIPCLLVKDSETTFGIMTSADIVMKVVAQGLEPHDVEVRTIMSKPVHSIECDQILDDATSVMASTGASLLIVTKQGQPVGILTARDLALAPKRCETCLPATIRVTNGEGEGAKHLATIRQLSHVGAFIESRTLLLPGTSIVLSFMLPGTDLSFSLRGTILNSSYEPEFHEDRDALGTYPGVDIQFAPLPSSDESKIRAWVLQNLPRASGLS encoded by the coding sequence ATGATGACACCCGGCGTGGTACAGGTCCCCGGGGATGTCTCTGTCAGCGAAGCCGCCTTGCTCCTCGACCGGGAGCGGATTCCCTGCCTGCTGGTGAAAGATAGTGAGACCACGTTCGGCATCATGACCTCCGCCGATATCGTGATGAAGGTCGTCGCCCAGGGACTGGAGCCGCACGACGTGGAAGTCCGCACGATCATGTCGAAGCCCGTGCATTCCATCGAATGCGATCAGATCCTCGATGACGCCACCAGCGTGATGGCCTCCACCGGCGCCTCGCTATTGATCGTCACGAAACAAGGCCAGCCAGTCGGCATCCTAACGGCGCGGGACCTGGCCCTGGCCCCCAAGCGATGCGAAACCTGCCTGCCTGCCACTATCCGGGTGACCAACGGTGAAGGCGAGGGAGCGAAACACCTCGCCACGATCCGACAGCTGAGCCACGTCGGCGCGTTCATCGAGAGCCGCACGCTGCTGCTGCCCGGCACGAGTATCGTCCTTTCGTTTATGCTTCCAGGAACAGACTTGAGCTTCTCCCTGCGTGGGACCATTCTCAACAGCAGTTACGAGCCCGAATTCCACGAAGACCGGGATGCGCTCGGGACCTATCCCGGGGTCGACATCCAATTTGCGCCCCTTCCCTCCTCCGATGAGTCGAAGATTCGCGCCTGGGTCTTGCAAAATCTGCCGCGGGCCTCCGGCCTCTCCTAA
- a CDS encoding DUF692 family multinuclear iron-containing protein: MVASKYAKRDLMQSEFTERAIGLATHGVGLSVDVYSPDLLHLVHSLRDAGLQPGYLEVFKATTSAMQWVRRHLPDMKLPYHGEGLWVTQPDFPRSSSGTQGVAEACAQILALGSAWLNHECAMKQMVGYSFGTYLPPLYTELSARMTAENLAFLQEQVDEQARRHGTDPALVLLEMPPLTYFGCGSLAIPAFFRAVTDRVACGLVLDIGHLWTVYRYTGAWLRQTLEAFAAEFLDAFPMERVIEIHVAGLAEFTAQGGAQYMVDAEALPYWIDAHGAPIPEVLFDLLAQVLAHPRLTCLKGVALEVDTKPVATIVTEFRRFCDRFESMVTSVVQAGAAQSLTRPAVEQRTGTRQPLTMDEQASLRNQYQGYVRFVTTGQALPPSEHPSLLGGSLDNLDRYRKTYLPHELLHWGGELKDMFPRTCSLLIAAHLPLERFVSFWFSRPRTDEQDYDFFLLKIDRFVEFVAHDCPSAAVTVMEEAEEMRMAYRTANEPTESAEVRA; encoded by the coding sequence ATGGTTGCTTCAAAATATGCCAAACGCGATCTGATGCAAAGCGAATTCACAGAACGTGCGATCGGCCTTGCCACGCACGGTGTAGGGCTGTCGGTGGATGTCTATTCGCCTGACCTGCTGCACCTCGTCCATTCACTGCGGGACGCAGGCCTGCAGCCCGGGTATCTGGAGGTCTTCAAGGCGACCACGTCAGCCATGCAATGGGTGCGGCGGCACCTGCCGGACATGAAGCTTCCTTACCATGGCGAGGGCCTATGGGTCACGCAGCCGGATTTTCCTCGGAGTTCCTCCGGGACGCAAGGGGTTGCGGAGGCCTGCGCGCAAATCCTCGCCCTGGGGAGTGCCTGGCTCAATCACGAATGTGCGATGAAGCAGATGGTGGGGTATTCCTTCGGGACCTACCTGCCGCCGTTGTATACGGAATTGTCCGCCAGGATGACAGCCGAGAACCTGGCCTTTCTACAGGAACAGGTGGATGAGCAGGCGCGTCGTCATGGGACAGATCCTGCGCTCGTCCTCTTGGAAATGCCGCCGCTCACGTATTTTGGTTGCGGCTCTCTCGCGATTCCCGCCTTCTTCCGGGCCGTGACCGACCGCGTGGCCTGCGGTCTGGTGTTGGACATCGGGCATCTGTGGACGGTGTATCGTTACACGGGGGCCTGGCTGCGTCAGACGTTGGAGGCCTTTGCCGCTGAATTTTTAGACGCCTTCCCGATGGAACGGGTGATCGAAATTCATGTCGCCGGCTTGGCAGAATTCACGGCGCAGGGCGGTGCCCAGTACATGGTCGATGCTGAGGCCTTGCCCTACTGGATCGATGCCCATGGTGCTCCGATTCCGGAAGTCCTGTTCGATCTGCTGGCTCAGGTCTTGGCACATCCCCGCCTGACCTGCTTGAAAGGTGTGGCGCTGGAGGTCGATACGAAGCCGGTCGCTACCATCGTTACAGAGTTCCGCCGGTTTTGTGACCGATTTGAATCAATGGTCACCAGCGTGGTGCAGGCGGGCGCGGCTCAATCGCTCACGCGACCGGCGGTGGAACAACGCACTGGAACGCGGCAGCCTCTGACAATGGATGAGCAGGCGTCGCTACGCAATCAGTATCAGGGCTATGTCCGGTTCGTCACAACCGGCCAGGCCTTGCCGCCATCGGAACATCCGTCTCTGCTCGGTGGATCGCTCGATAACCTCGACCGGTATCGAAAGACTTATCTGCCCCACGAACTACTGCATTGGGGCGGTGAGCTGAAGGACATGTTTCCGCGGACCTGTAGCTTACTTATAGCAGCCCATCTCCCGTTGGAGCGGTTCGTTTCGTTCTGGTTCAGCCGGCCGAGGACTGACGAGCAAGATTATGATTTTTTCCTGCTGAAGATCGATCGGTT